One window of the Aptenodytes patagonicus chromosome 5, bAptPat1.pri.cur, whole genome shotgun sequence genome contains the following:
- the CH25H gene encoding cholesterol 25-hydroxylase, producing the protein MNRSLPDRALLSYVMDGQRDRLCLQSLWDFVTAKEPLIKSPFFPVLFSFSAYMAFCLPYIALDFLSTRLPNLRKYKIQPQNYPTLGMMVPCIIQSAYHHVVLIFPVTFLHWYWRPMNLPVVAPELPEVLLEVGVCLLLFDFEYFLWHLLHHKVPWLYKTFHKVHHKHVSTFALTTQYSSVWELLSLGFFAAINPVLLECHPLTEMIFFLANIWLSVEDHSGYDLPWSTHRLVPFGLYGGAPHHDLHHLKFKSNYAPYFTHWDKLFGTFTESHSN; encoded by the coding sequence ATGAACCGCAGCCTGCCAGACAGAGCGCTGCTCAGCTACGTGATGGATGGACAGCGGGACAGGTTGTGCCTTCAGTCTCTTTGGGACTTTGTCACAGCAAAGGAGCCATTGATCAAGTCACcgttttttccagtgctgttttctttttcagcatacATGGCTTTCTGTCTTCCATATATTGCACTGGACTTTTTAAGCACTAGACTACCAAACttgagaaaatacaaaatccagCCGCAGAACTATCCAACTCTTGGAATGATGGTGCCTTGCATTATTCAAAGTGCGTATCACCACGTTGTTTTGATCTTCCCGGTGACATTTCTCCACTGGTACTGGAGACCGATGAATCTACCAGTGGTAGCTCCGGAGCTGCCTGAGGTCCTGCTGGAAGTAGGAGTTTGCCTGCTTCTGTTTGATTTTGAGTACTTCCTGTGGCATTTGCTTCATCACAAGGTGCCTTGGCTCTACAAGACCTTCCACAAGGTGCATCACAAGCACGTGTCAACGTTTGCTCTTACTACACAGTATTCCAGTGTATGGGAGTTGCTCTCACTGGGATTTTTCGCTGCTATCAACCCAGTGCTCCTCGAATGCCATCCTTTGACAGAAatgattttcttccttgcaaacaTTTGGTTGTCAGTGGAGGACCATTCAGGATACGACCTTCCGTGGTCAACTCACCGACTCGTGCCGTTTGGTTTGTACGGAGGAGCACCGCATCATGATCTCCATCATCTGAAATTCAAATCAAACTATGCTCCTTACTTCACCCACTGGGACAAACTCTTCGGGACGTTCACAGAGTCGCATTCTAATTAA
- the LOC143160686 gene encoding putative lysosomal acid lipase/cholesteryl ester hydrolase has protein sequence MRGLVVAAFLLQSVAGSGAFARGGRNVDPETNMNISQIITFRGYPSEEYEVTTEDGYILSVNRIPYGRKGRERSKGPRPAVFLQHGLLADASNWITNLDYNSFGFMLADAGYDVWLGNSRGNTWSRKHTHFTVKQEEFWVFSFDEMAKYDIPASVDFILKKTGQEQVFYIGHSQGTTMAFVAFSTLPQLAKKIKMFFALAPVATVKFATSPLVKLGVFPDLLLKDMFGKKQFLPQNSLLKWLATHVCTHRILDDLCGNIFFLLCGFNERNLNMSRVDVYSTHCPAGTSVQNMIHWSQAVKTGELKAYDWGSKAANMAHYNQSTPPFYKIKEMTVPTAVWTGGQDWLADPKDVAMLLTQITNLVYRKNIPEWEHLDFIWGLDAPYRMYNEIINMISKYL, from the exons ATGCGGGGCCTGGTGGTCGCCGCTTTTCTGCTGCAGAGCGTCGCGGGTTCGGGCGCGTTCGCTAGAGGGGGGAGAAATGTGGACCCCGAAACGAACATGAACATC agtcAAATTATTACCTTCAGGGGATACCCTAGTGAGGAGTATGAAGTGACAACAGAAGATGGGTATATTCTCTCCGTTAACAGAATTCCTTATGGAAGAAAAGGCCGTGAGAGGAGCAAAG gtcCAAGGcctgctgtgtttctgcagcatGGTTTGCTTGCAGATGCCAGCAATTGGATCACAAACTTGGATTACAACAGCTTCGGCTTTATGCTGGCAGATGCTGGCTATGATGTATGGCTgggaaacagcagagggaacacctgGTCCAGGAAACATACACACTTCACAGTGAAGCAAGAAGAATTCTGGGTTTTCAG CTTTGATGAAATGGCTAAGTATGACATTCCAGCCTCAGTGGACTTTATTTTGAAGAAGACTGGCCAGGAACAAGTATTTTACATTGGGCATTCACAGGGCACCACAATGG CTTTCGTTGCTTTTTCAACTTTGCCACAGCTGGCtaagaaaatcaaaatgttctttgcCTTGGCACCAGTAGCTACAGTCAAGTTTGCCACTAGCCCCCTGGTAAAATTGGGAGTGTTTCCCGACCTGCTACTCAAG GACATGTTTGGAAAGAAACAATTCCTCCCTCAGAATTCGTTGCTGAAGTGGCTTGCTACCCACGTTTGCACCCACAGAATACTTGATGACCTTTGCGGCAACATATTCTTTCTTCTGTGTGGTTTTAATGAAAGAAACTTGAATATG AGCCGAGTGGATGTGTATTCAACACACTGCCCTGCAGGGACATCTGTACAAAACATGATCCACTGGAGCCAG GCTGTGAAGACTGGGGAACTCAAAGCTTATGACTGGGGAAGCAAGGCTGCAAATATGGCTCACTACAACCAG TCTACTCCCCCTTTCTACAAAATAAAAGAGATGACTGTACCAACCGCGGTGTGGACTGGTGGACAGGACTGGCTGGCAGACCCAAAGGATGTTGCTATGCTGCTCACTCAGATCACAAACTTGGTTTACCGCAAAAACATTCCAGAATGGGAACATTTGGATTTCATCTGGGGCCTTGATGCACCTTACCGCATGtataatgaaataattaacatGATTAGCAAATATCTCTAA
- the IFIT5 gene encoding interferon-induced protein with tetratricopeptide repeats 5: MSTISKNSLKTSLLELECHFTWTLLKQDVDLDELEETIGDQIEFLIKSNITNYNLLSYVCHLKNSNEEALRNLQKAEEEIKKNYPDEIARRSLVTWGNYAWIYYHMERYKEAQTYVNKVENSCKKLSSTAQWKIQLPEIYAEQGWALLKFGGKYYMRAKNCFENALKNEPDNPEFNAGYAIAMYRLEDFSHRQCEDASLSIKPLKRAVQLNPKDTFIVALLALKLQDFKQVEEGERYIEAAMQKTPDLPYVLRYAAKFYRRKGEVDKALKILKKAIAVTPKSAFLHHQLGLCYRAKLFQLKKTTRYPPQEQVEEFIRLSIFHFKMATDQKTKFFSAHVDLANMYAQGKRYEKAEETFQKAFQINILSYNDKQEYYYHYGNFQHFHMKSESEAIRYYLEGLKIEKDSYIRSKCRDALNQLLEKRIQGGLGDATDFGTLGLIHNLNGEKHKATECYEKAVALCPDNEEYLSALCELRLSISS, encoded by the exons ATGAG tACCATTTCCAAGAATTCCTTGAAGACGTCCCTGCTGGAGCTAGAATGTCATTTTACATGGACTTTGCTGAAGCAGGATGTGGATCTTGATGAGCTAGAGGAAACTATAGGCGATCAGATTgagtttttaataaaatctaaCATCACAAATTATAATCTACTATCCTATGTATGCCACCTAAAGAATTCAAATGAGGAAGCCCTGAGAAATCTccaaaaagctgaagaagaaattaaaaaaaattatccagatgAAATTGCCAGGAGAAGTCTTGTTACCTGGGGGAACTATGCCTGGATCTATTACCACATGGAGAGATACAAAGAAGCTCAAACTTACGTAAACAAAGTGGAAAACAGCTGCAAAAAGCTTTCAAGTACTGCTCAATGGAAGATTCAGCTTCCAGAGATCTATGCTGAGCAAGGATGGGCATTATTAAAGTTTGGGGGAAAATACTACATGAGAGCAAAGaattgctttgaaaatgctcTGAAGAATGAACCCGATAACCCAGAATTTAATGCCGGCTATGCAATAGCAATGTATCGTTTGGAAGATTTTTCTCACAGACAATGCGAAGATGCAAGCCTGTCCATCAAGCCCCTTAAGCGTGCAGTGCAACTGAATCCAAAGGATACTTTCATTGTGGCATTACTTGCATTAAAACTTCAGGACTTCAAGCAAGTTGAAGAAGGGGAGAGGTACATTGAAGCAGCAATGCAGAAAACCCCTGACCTTCCTTATGTCCTGCGGTATGCTGCTAAGTTTtacagaaggaaaggagaagtgGACAAGGCACTGAAGATTTTGAAAAAGGCCATAGCAGTGACACCAAAATCTGCCTTTTTGCATCACCAACTAGGACTCTGCTACAGAGCAAAGCTGTTTCAATTGAAAAAGACTACAAGATATCCACCTCAAGAACAAGTGGAGGAATTCATCCgactttccatttttcattttaaaatggcgACTGACCAAAAGACAAAATTTTTTAGTGCCCATGTTGACCTAGCAAACATGTATGCACAAGGAAAGAGgtatgaaaaagcagaagagacatTTCAGAAAGCGTTTCAGATAAATATTCTATCCTATAATGATAAACAAGAATACTACTACCATTATGgcaattttcagcattttcacaTGAAATCGGAATCTGAAGCCATTAGGTATTACCTAGAAGGGCTGAAAATCGAAAAAGATTCTTATATAAGATCTAAGTGCAGAGATGCTCTGAATCAATTGTTGGAAAAGAGAATTCAGGGAGGTTTAGGAGATGCAACAGATTTCGGTACGCTTGGGCTCATTCATAATCTAAATGGTGAGAAACATAAAGCAACTGAGTGCTATGAGAAAGCCGTTGCATTGTGTCCTGACAATGAAGAATATTTGAGTGCATTATGTGAGCTACGACTTTCCATCTCAAGCTAA